In the genome of Candidatus Margulisiibacteriota bacterium, one region contains:
- the rsgA gene encoding ribosome small subunit-dependent GTPase A has product MNNEIKPARVIAQYRGKYRVLGESGEAWAEVAGKIIFAAKSPLDYPVVGDLVKIVDLGYGNALIEEILPRKSVLKRKAAGKDEVQPIAANVDAAFIVQAVDRDFNLNRFERYLTIVQSEKISPVLVLNKIDLLPPEKLAEITAQVKERFKEVPLLTTNVLNGFDGLARAIEPGQIYCLLGSSGVGKSSLTNKLLGEELIATKEISAQTKKGKHTTTHRELFVLKNGGMIIDNPGMREIGLADAAEGLKSVFAEIEELSRSCKFLDCTHQHEPGCAVLAALKSGDLSKEKYKNYLKLKKENDYYAMSSLEKRQRDKDFGKMVKTALKEVKKRKT; this is encoded by the coding sequence CCGGGGGAAGTACCGTGTTCTGGGTGAAAGCGGGGAAGCCTGGGCTGAAGTCGCCGGTAAAATTATTTTCGCGGCCAAGTCGCCCCTTGATTATCCGGTGGTGGGCGATCTGGTAAAGATTGTCGATCTGGGCTACGGCAACGCCCTTATTGAAGAAATACTTCCCAGAAAAAGTGTTTTAAAGCGAAAAGCGGCCGGCAAGGACGAGGTTCAGCCGATTGCCGCTAATGTTGATGCCGCTTTTATCGTGCAAGCGGTCGACCGCGACTTCAACCTGAACAGATTCGAGCGCTACCTGACGATCGTTCAGTCGGAAAAGATCAGCCCGGTTTTGGTCCTCAACAAGATCGATCTTCTTCCCCCGGAAAAGCTGGCCGAAATTACCGCCCAGGTCAAAGAGCGCTTTAAAGAGGTTCCGCTACTAACCACCAACGTCTTGAACGGTTTCGATGGCCTGGCGCGGGCGATCGAACCGGGGCAAATCTATTGTCTCCTCGGTTCTTCGGGGGTTGGCAAGTCGTCGCTGACCAATAAATTATTGGGAGAAGAATTGATAGCAACCAAAGAGATAAGCGCTCAAACGAAAAAAGGAAAGCATACGACTACTCATCGTGAACTTTTTGTCCTCAAGAATGGGGGGATGATCATCGATAATCCGGGGATGAGGGAGATTGGGCTGGCGGATGCGGCAGAGGGGCTAAAAAGCGTTTTCGCCGAGATCGAAGAGTTGAGCCGGTCTTGCAAGTTTCTCGATTGCACCCATCAGCACGAACCGGGGTGTGCTGTGCTGGCCGCGCTCAAATCGGGCGATTTAAGCAAAGAGAAATATAAAAATTATCTCAAATTGAAAAAAGAGAATGATTACTACGCCATGTCGAGCCTGGAAAAAAGACAGAGGGACAAGGATTTTGGCAAAATGGTTAAAACCGCGCTGAAGGAAGTCAAGAAGAGAAAAACCTAA